DNA from Ziziphus jujuba cultivar Dongzao chromosome 2, ASM3175591v1:
tttttatataaataaatatatataattctggTAAACAagattcataattattaatttaatatttttttatttttaaaaactaaatttaatatctttttttttattttttaaaaataaaaatttaatatcaaaaaataaactcataaatataataatttaaaattccatattCATCTATTTAATTACAAATAGTATTTCTAaaccaataatatattattttattttttatcacattaattaatagataaaaGTGATTAGGAATTTAATATAGTATTATTACTAACGAATATATGTTATTTGGAATATTATGGATACATTATacgcatgtgtatatatatatatatatatatatattttagaaaactattaataattattatatcctCCCAATAAATACTCATGTTTTTTGtggtaaaaaattatataaattaaatataactaagtaaattttttaagtATAAACTAAAATTcaacacaaattaaaaaaaaaaaatagtagtgtaatatttttttaataaaataatattctaataGTTGAGTTTGAAAAAACTGATCATTATAGTGGTATctacaatatcaatttttatacgTCGGAAACATACTTTAACGTTCCAtgtcatttcatttatatatatatatatatatatatataaatatatattatttttaaatcatcaattaaaataatacttattTAAAACACCTATAcaatttctattatatatatatatatatatatatatatcataaatgatatataaaaaatttagaaagagAAACTCTAAAAAGTAGcatttataaaatctataaatcttttatgatttaataattatacatAAATTGTTCCGTACAATTttctgttttaaatttattactatcaatatatatatatatatatatatatatgtgtatgcacagtatattaaaacaaaaacattgaaatttattttggtgGTGGACACAGGAGCCATGTAAAGCGTAGAGGAACAGCGATCGTTGGTTTCGAGTGGTGGACTCCACGACACGTTATGTGATCAGGAAGGATTATTCTGATGAATACACACAATGTAGGTCCCACAGAAGAagcttaggattttttttttctctagttttttattttttgccaaaaaaaaaattaaaaatgaaaaatgtgaGCCACTACTTGAATATTGTGGCTATTAGCAATTGTCGCTCCATCACTACTCTTGATAAATCTAGGGAGATGGGaaggtaattatttatttatttgaaagattGGAAaggtaattatataatttaattatttatttattttgggataGGAATCTGTGTTAATATATGGTAACTATTTTgtgatattattatatttaaactatgtgacttttatgaaataattgttATGTGTTTCATTATTAgtaattttgaaaactttatttttatacataaataattttgtaaacttGAAATGATGGATATGGATTGGCATATTACTTCCAATCATATATTTTTGCTGGTGTTAAATTCCAATAAAATCAGtcaattaagcaaataaaataaattcaattgttcaaatgttacataaaaattaaaagcaccataaagtatataattgtttttttgataaaccaaaaagtataaattaaatgaaaaattttattcagTAAAAGAACTGAAAACTTCTCCCTATGGGATATTTTAGTGGTATAGCAATGTTTCTATGATTCTATATTCGAACTCCACCCCATtataaggccaaaaaaaaaaaaaaaatcaataattgtggattatattcaatttaattccttttttttttttttttttttttttagggatcCAACCTAAACCAAACTgacttatattatttttaaataaaaaacatagaAAGCTTTTATTCATAAGACTTATAACACTTAATACTTGATAAGATTACGcaagttataaaaaatttattcctTTAAATTATTCTTATCCGCTATTATATCGgcttgattaattttattaactaataaaacaaaatatatgatAGAAGTCCAGCCTTCTTCATGAACTTGTACAATCGGTGCCACAGAGAGAGCCAACTCTATTATCGAAGAAATAAGGAAAAGGGTGATGATTTGGCACCAGATATCCGAAGCTGTGGAAAGAGCAGTTagtcatataaatataaatttaaaaattaattaatatgaagatattaataattaaacaaatatattttttaaaaaatttaatcgtAATATAAATTGctgtttatgtttttattttattttattttattataaatgaaaaggaaattCGAACACTATAAATCGATGATATGGAAGTatcattaaaattgattttattggaCTAAGTCATAATGAATTAAAAGTGTActtaatttaaagtttaatgaatttaaaataaattataaattttaaagaatttgatagattgttatagagattttataaaaaatttataaaaatataataaaatctttgGTATTAATACTTAATttcatattaacaatttttttataattttatttttaaaaatccttttaaatttattaaaatacaatattttttaaaatcttttaaaattaataaatttttaaatacttttagaacttaaaaaaattttacacaattttaattgaatatatctGAATTTTAATAggctttataaaatttattaaaatctgaattaaatattattaaatttatataaactcatttaaaatttaaatttaatatctctaaatttttatatatttttaaattcttttaaactttaaattgaatatacctTTCTAAATCTACATTTGAGAGTAATTTTAAAATGgttaaaatcattttcaaaagaacaaaatgcTTCATAAAGTGTTTTGGCaacaaaatatgaaattatttttttatgattttatttttgaaaaataatttatttgatagttttcaaaaatggtgatttttaaaaatatattcttaaaatcattttcaaaaaaatactaaattttaaaaataaatttttttaaaactttaacatTCTCAAACAAGCTAATATTTATTCTCAAGGTAAATTGCACTTTATGCTCAATTGAAATATGGATATTGAAtcgaatttatatataaaatttgtatgtaATTTTACTAGGATTGTACCCATGTCTAATTAAAAAGAAGTTGGTATCCTACCCACGCATGCAAGGTGGTAAAATTattgtaatgataaaaaaataataaaattaaaaaaattgaaaattgaaattttctttggaattttaatttttagttttcgtCTTTTGGTAAGGATTTAATTGAATTAAAAGTTGAATAAATTTCGGacataaattaatcaaaacaaacggtcaaaaaaaaaaaaaaagtaaaatcagATTTACAGCGAAGAAAAAGGATAAGCAGAATAGATAGATAAAACAATCCCCAAACACTTTTTTTGTGGCGCTAAAATTGAAACGAAAAACGGTCGGTTCAGGTAACTTGGACGCCATAGCCGCAGAGAGCTTGCTTTCTAAGTTTCAATGCGCTGCGAGGCTTGCTCTTCATCTTCGCTCTGTGCTCGCTATGGACCGGTTTCCACAACCGCGCCAAGCCGGAGCTCGCTCAAGAGCCGGCCTtccttcttctacttcttcaaCTGCAAGCCCTCCATTTCTTGTTCCACCAACCGTCCCACAGATTCTTCGTCATCGTCTTCTTCGCTTTCTACCAGCTCGTATAGCCGTAGATGGTACAACCCCCTTAGACGGAGGCAGCTTGATGAAGCTCCGGATATTGAGCGCCATTGGGTCGAAGCTGATCAGCCGCCTCTCGCTTCCCTAGGTATAAACTAAATTTTTACCAATTTGAATGAATTATCGCTCATTTTATATGCCCcagataatttgtttttttttttaattgggttttttttttactggtttttttttttttttttaattatagtattttGGTTGAATAAGGCTtggttcaatttgttttttggtttatgGAGTTTGCGATTGTGTATATTGCAGAGAGATTTACGGTTGcttcatataatatattggCGGATAGAAATGCTTCTTGGCACAAAGATCTATACTCTAATGTGCCTTATTCTTACATGAATTGGGACCGCCGGAAAAGGCTCATTTGTAAAGAACTCATTGGATGGAACCCTGATATTATCTGCCTACAAgtaagattttatatatatatatatatacacatttgttCATGTTTAGGTTTTGTTCTTTGATggtgtttaaatatatatatttttttgggatctTTTAAGTTTCTACTTCCAggcaatactttttttttttttttttttgggaacaatACTTCGAGGCAATACTCAATGGTAGTTGTTTTGCAATTTTGTTAGGAAGTAGACAAATATTTTGATCTTTCCGATATGTTGGCAACAGCAGGATATCTCGGGTCGTATAAGGTAAATTTCTACTTGTATAATCACAATGTGTAGATGAAcctagaatttatttattttattattattattattatttttatgtatgtgAGCCAGGTTGAAGTTTTGACGTTTTGAAGTTTCAATCTTGATGCCACATGATAGGTCttgttaaaaaattaactgCAGTAAATTTGTGTTCAGTGAGAAGAACTCTCAGTTCTCATTGAGTCATTCAGAAACTTTTCTTCTAAAACAAGTTCTCTTTTCTCGAATGGTATAATTTGATACCTGTCATCAAATAAGCATTTCGATCCTTGGAACTTTTTGGATCATAAGTGTGACTGACTTTGTTATAAACCTGACAACATGTGAAAATGGAAACTAGTTAAAGTCGAGTTTATGCATTGTTATTGAAGTTTTGCAAACTGAGGATAAATATTCTAAATCAGTTGTTTGTGATGGTAGAGACGCACTGGAGGTTCTGTTGATGGTTGTGCTATGTTTTGGAAAGCTGATAAGTAAGAAAGGCtcagttttattttgttttgtttgtcatGGTTTCTCCGTGGTTAAACCAAATcaatttacttttgttttttgtttacatCATTTTGCCAGGTTTAGGTTGTTAGAGGGAGAAAGCATTGAGTTCAAGAGTTTTGGACTTGGTGATAATGTTGCTCAACTCTCTGTTTTTGAGGTAGAGTAAATAAGCATCTTGTTTAAAACTTTGCAACAGTTTTAACATATATGATTTGAGATTTTTTGGGAGGTCTGTTGCGTTTTCAAAATGCTGGACATGAAATTTGATAGAGGTTATCTAGACCCAATCAAAACTTCAAGAAAAAGATATTGCATGAAGTTGGTTCCTTGTGCCACCAGCGAAGAGTGGGGAAAGCATTATAGGTTGATGTTTTGTAGCTCTTAATGAGAATGGTCAAGGTTTTTTGCTTAATTATGTTTACCTCCTTTTCTATAGTTTGTCCATTGGAGATTAAATGCATACTTTCCATAGAATCTGAGGATAGAATTTCAACATCATCCTAGATAGGGGCCACCATGGCAAATAGGTATGATTAGACAAGTGATGATGAGGTGAAAGAACATTATCCTAAGAAAATGAAGTCAAACCTGAATCAGTTTTGGTACTGTTtgtataaattcattaaaagaaTGGTGTAATGCTACATTTTCATGTAACAGCAGCACCATGAAAAGCAGCACCTTAAGAGACCACAATATCTGTAGCAACATTTATATTCATTAAATATGTTTGCAGTGTCTCAGGTGCTGCCTGAAGTTCCTTCTTTTTGGCATCTATTGCTTCATAAGTTGAACTTGAGTTGTCTTTCTGTGTCAAAATTCTTAGGTCCTTTATCTGGTTGAGTCTGCATGTATCGCTGTTTTATAAGTGATCTTTatgaattcaattttttttatctaattttggcTCGTACAGGCAGATGTGTAATGCTGCATCAAGAAGGTTATTGATTGGTAACATCCATGTGCTTTATAACCCAAGGCGAGGGCATGTTAAATTAGGTCAAGTAAGTATTTTACATAGATATGCAACTTTATATGCATATAGactcagtttttttatttttttatttttttagttttttaaatttcctttattttctttttgggttacTATTGATTATAAATCTTGATACACTTGGGAATTTTCTTGATTACGTAAAGAATTTATGTCAACCAAGAAATGAAAGAAACTTATGTTAGAAAAATGCAATTTCTTTAtgaaatcaatttcaatatagaagataaaattattaataatcatgTGGTAAAGAATGTTAACTACTTCTACAATTTTCACCATTTGTGATGGTTATCTTTGTTTGCATTTCATGGTTTATTTTTCCCCTTATAAATGTTGGTAAAGATATGTTTTTGAGACACGactatttaaaatagtttttgcTTATCAATTTGTCTGAATTTTAGGAGCTTGTAGTGATGTTTTAATTAATAGGTtgaataaattacaaaatatatatatctgccTCCTACTATAATTTGCTCAAGACTTTATGTGTCCAAAAGTCTATAAATTTAGAACTACTATTGCTGGTTTTATAACATTTTGTGATTAAGATTTTTGACATGCTTATTGAACTGTCTTGTACAGATTCGCTCTCTCTTTTCAAGAGCACAAAACCTTTCTGAGAAATGGGGTAATGCCCCTGCTGTGCTTGCTGGTGATTTCAATAGCACTCCTCAGGTGTGGTATTCTAATATATAAACTTTATCTCTATATAACTACCATCCTCATCTATTGCTCGGCCTGTTACAATAACGAAGTTCAAATGTCTTTCTTGCTAATTCGCAGAGTGCTATATACAAGTTCTTGTCATCATCTGAGGTGAGTTACTTACAAGTTGttaattggttggaaaagtcTGTTTTCAGTAGTCTTATGCCTACACTAGGGAGACTGATTTGTTCTCCTAATGTGAATCAGGATCCCTTAATTTACACCTGAGGGACTTGCTTGAAATTTGATTTCGTTCTTATTTGCAGCTGAATGTCATGTTATATGACAGAAGAGAGCTATCAGGGCAAAGAAGTTGTCATCCTGCTCAAGTTTTAGGTCTCAAACAACAATTTAGCAGTCCACTCAAGTCGATAGACGGGTATTTTCTCATCAATGTTTAAAACCACAGCTACAGCTTTTGTATTCGATTCttgtatctttttaattttgtaattgaaaattaattgttttgcaTGTAAATAGTTTTTTCTGatccttttcaattatttttgtaaTCACTATTTCTGGCTTCCCttattatcttaatattttgttttgtttattattattgctctATACAAGGCTTTTGTCCGATGTTTAGATACAAGGGGAACTTGCCCTGGTATTTTCACTGCTAGTTCCTGGATGTATTGTTCTAGTTACCGATAAACCTTTTTATGTTTCAATATACTTGATCTCAGATTATTGAAAGATTGCTGGACAGATGAAGAAATTAAAGTTGCAACAGGAAAAACTACTTGCAATATAGCTGTGCATCCCTTGAAGCTCAATAGTTCCTATGCCACAGTGAGGGTAAGAAGATTCTACCTTGTACCACTTGGTAGTTAAATATTCTgcttgtcttttctttttattttcaggtacttcatttttcctttttatttttctctgtgTTTACTGCGGATAAGCTGCTAGTATAATAgtcatatctttttatttttctctctgtttACTGAGGATAGGCTACTATTATAATAGTCATATCTTCTAAATTGGATTTTTTCTGGAGTATTATCAATTTACCAAAGTACAAATTTTCCAGGGTTCTTTGGGAACACGAGGATCTAATGGTGAACCTTTAGCCACTTCATACCACTCCAAGTTCCTTGGAACTGTTGACTACTTATGGTGAGTAGCTTCTACTGATAGGGTGCAATCAATAAATTAGTTGTGATCGTGATAGTTGAGTATTAGTTGTGATGGAACATTTAATGCTGGTTTTTCATACAGGCACTCTGATTGTCTTGTACCTACAAAAGTTTTGGATACCATTTCGATTGATGTTCTCCAGAGGACTGGTGGGCTTCCCTGCAAGGTAGGAGCACTTGAGATTTCTGATACCTGGTGACTTTTAAGTCCAAAACTGGAGGTTTaagaattttggttttgttgttgGACTGTGGGTGTGGATCTTGCAGATAAAAAAGTTGTCCATGGGATTCACTCTTACATTATAATTAGTAGTCATCTGCGGTTGTCAATTGGCATTGCCACATAATTTCCTTAGTAGTAATGAACCAATTATGACCATCGGGATTGTACATTGTTGAATTCTGACATTGTTGAATTCTGCAGTTGAGTTTTGATCCTTTTCTCTTAACCCATGTTTGCAGGATATAGGCAGCGATCATTTGGCCTTGGTTTCTGAGTTCGCCTTTACAACGCCCACCAATGTGGGCATAAATGCAGCCACATAATGCATCTCAGCTGCAGCCAAGCATCATGGAGTTAAAAACGATTTCTTGGTACAAGGCAGCGTTACTTCTAACATCAATccatgaaagaagaaaaaattttgGTATCGTTTTGGTTAACTAGATTGTAGAGATTAAGTATGGGGGAAAGTGATGAGATTACAGCTACTACCTGTTTCATTAAGTTATTATGAAACTCGTTAAAGAATTTCAAAGTATTTCATTCCTTCATTTTTGTTGTGTTTATGTTCACTTTTTTATGCCTGTAATGTAGAAAACAATGTGAATTTTCACATATTGgtaaatattgaatataatctctcctctctctcctttgCCCATTTTTCCACTACAACATCTTCTCCTGGTGCTGGTGCAGTTTTTGTTTGTCATAGTAATGGCCAAAATCCACTCACAtaagttaaaaattataatgctTTTGTAAGAAAGTATACTTATGAAGTGCTAAAGACACATCTCTCATTTTTCATTCATCTTTCTGTTACCTCCAATGTGGGCAGAAATACCAGAGCCCATCTACTATATATGCTTGTACCTTGAAACCAGCAAACTTAACCTTTATGGaatgattttttaagaaaaggcTAATCATTGTCTGATTACAATCCATAAAGCTAATTACAATATGATTAATAACATGTAGCATTCATTTAGATACTCCCCTAAATATCAGACAACAGCCAgtgaatcaaaacaaaaaacaaaagggaaattaaaaaaaaatgagaagaaaACAAGTAATAGAAAAGGTAGATACAGTTAACAGCATGAGTTAATATTTGACCCTCTTGAATTGAAAAAGCAATTGAAGCAGCTCATTCATCACCACTTCCTTCCTCATCATCTCCATTGTCTTCATCTTCGGCTTCCTCTTCATTCTCATCCTTTTCATCTTGTTTGCTATCACTTGCTTCAGTTTCGTGAGATGACTCCTCTTCCaactttctcttctttttcacttcctttcctttcacttcttttcctttcacttcttttccttttacttCCTTTCCTTTTGATGCCGCTGCCTTCTTTCCAGCATTCATCTTTCTAAACTCTGGAaagaaaccaagaaaaacaGGGTCGGTACCAGTCTCAAAGAATGACTTTGTGATAATGTTATTCTGCCAATTATGCACTTAAAAGTAAATCCAAACATAGTATTTCCACAATTTTGAATGTTTGAATGTGTAGAAGCATTCACTTAAATTAAAAAGCTGTTAGGATGCAGCTGTTTGTCAGTTGACCATGACAACAAAATATTCAGTCAAATTTCTTATCAAATACAAATATCAAAAACCATAACCATTTCAGAAGAACCATAATCAAATCTCTTATCAAATACAAATCTTCCTAATAGAATTTCCATTATCATATCCTTAATCCTTATATCTATGTCTCTTTTGTAATGAAAATAAGAGATAGAATGAAACTGAAGCGTTTTTATTCCCATTTTCTCACCCCATTATTGATTGAATCACCATTCACCAAACCCAACATCATTTCTTCTTCACCCATTTTAAGAATGCAACAAAATTCCCATTCCCAATTTTTATTTgtcacaaaaaaatatattatataatggaaacaaaaatccaaaaaaaaaaaaaaagaaaaaggaaaaatcccaATTCACCATTTTTCATTACCAACaaagaaagagtggaaagaGAGCACTAACCGGCAAGAGAGGCCTTGAGAGGCTTCAGAAGCTCAGGAAACTCAATCTCTTCCAACGCTTTCAATACATCGTCACCGTTGATTGTCTGCCTCTTCGATTCCTTGCAGATGTCGTTAGCCCTgcgatcaaattttttttcgaTTTTGAGGTATTCGGAATTCCAAGCAAAACAGATTTCGTTttcagaaaaaacaaaaaaacatgaaGGAGAGAAGGCATACGTGGCGGAAAGGTAGTGGATGAAGATTCGAGCGCTCTCTGAGAAAGCGAGAAGGGCGTCTTTGTGAACGTTAATGTCGGCGTCGGAGGAACACTGGGATAGCTTATCCTTCACCACACGGCGCACGATAGCCTTTGGTAGCTCCTCCGCCTCTGATACTACTTTCTCCATTTCGCCGTTTCTCTCTCTAATTCTCTCTACTTCTCATATAAACCTATCcaactataaaaataaacaaatggcggcaacaaattttgttttgtgGGTTTTTATTTCCCGCCAGGAATTTTCGCTCTCAGCCAAACCCAATTTATCGATTAGGCATTTTGATCGACTTCAATCTAATTATttatgctaatattaaaaaaaaaaaaatctaataattattattattcttttttttttttgggtgaaattatACAATAATTGTTGTTTATAAGTCTTTTCGcggaatttagaaaataaataattttagtcTATAAGTCTCTTTGCCGGTTTGTGGGTTGGTCGTTAGATTCGAtagcattattttattttatttttttaaacaccgtctatattatattataaaatataaatagttttatttttattcagcataaatttataaacaataatttatttatttttttaaaaatggaaaataaaatatacacattatcataaaaaaattattagataatATGGACCTACCATACTAACCCGtaaattcaattaataattaaaatataacatttgattaaatatgatatattaattttaaaattcaatgtaATTAATGGTTAGTAATTTGTTAAGGAATAAATTTCTGTGATATAAGTTTATTAGCATATTAATTTCCTCTCTatgaatttcattttatttttaaattgtctaAAAAACTAGATGACATTATTGTCACGAGATAAAAGTTTTTTCCATTGGAATTAAATGTTTTCTACCAATTTTATCCTCCTTTGCTCATAACGTCTTTTGACTATCTCAACAAGTGCCATTTTCTTtatccaataaataaattatttttaatattaaaactgtTAGATTAGGGatgactaaaaataaaaaaataaaaaaaaaacaaaaaacaaaaataaaaataaaaaatatatatgcaaagaACGGGCATCTAGTTTTTTAGAATGTTCTTTTATGAAAGGTGAACAGTCTTTAATCTCTGATGTTGTTGATCTGATCTTTTGGAATAAGTTTGGAACCTTCAAATCCACCTCCAGCCCATGATATTTTGACAATTTCTCAATGATATTCCTTTTCTCTCTAAAAatcttctctctctaaaatgcttctctctctgtctctttccTCTATATAATTCCTACATTCTTTAGTCTCTATGTGGAGTTGGGATTCTTCATGGTTGCATAATAACAAAGACCATTGAGCTTCCCTGTATTGGGCTTCTTCTGGGAGGGAAGGTTGTGagcgagatttttttttttttttttttttttttttgggtgtaaatTGGCGTTTTCTTATAGGCTGCGagtagtggtgaaataaaatcACATAACTATACtacatagttttttattttttattttattttattttattattttattatttattttatttattttattaggtgAGGAGTATTTATACAGTAAGTGCTGATGCTAGTCAGTTCTTCTAGATGTTTTAAATGAAATGTAACTTCCTAAATTGTTTACttaactaaatatcaataacatgaaaaaaaagcaataaatatcaattaactattggataaacaaaatttataaatttttcatcaataaataaatttttaaaattttcataaaaaattgtaaaattaacaTGCGTAAATTTTTAAACGAATTGTAGCTTTTAAACTGTTTAAAAATTAGTAAATGTTTAACtaacaataaaatatcaattaaatattggataaaatgtttttataaaactttaatatgaaaaattaaaaaaaaaattgacaaaattaaGATGATTTGTTAAAATGTTTGCAAATATTTcggtaaatgaaatatttttgaaatacaaattaacaactttaaaatacaaaattgtttaataagtataatgataaattatataacaatatttaattagtttttattgaATTTCATTTACTGGTAAAAGGAAAGAATATTGAAGGaaactaattttcaaaaatcagtTTTCTAAgatttaattttccaaaaatgagttttttttagaattttttttaaatgattgattAATTATAGAAATCCTAATACAAttctcttatttttcttttaacattgtTTGGATaatataacacaaaaaaaaaggaaaataatataaattattaaaatactcTCAAAGTTATGTATGTATGAGTATGACatcatattattctttttaattgtaattatattttaaagtatataatttctttcaactaTAATATATGAATAGTATTTTTATAGTTAATCTTAATTACAACACATAATATGACAccacataaattatatttcaaaataaaaaataataacaaatac
Protein-coding regions in this window:
- the LOC107418872 gene encoding carbon catabolite repressor protein 4 homolog 3 isoform X2; translated protein: MRCEACSSSSLCARYGPVSTTAPSRSSLKSRPSFFYFFNCKPSISCSTNRPTDSSSSSSSLSTSSYSRRWYNPLRRRQLDEAPDIERHWVEADQPPLASLERFTVASYNILADRNASWHKDLYSNVPYSYMNWDRRKRLICKELIGWNPDIICLQEVDKYFDLSDMLATAGYLGSYKRRTGGSVDGCAMFWKADKFRLLEGESIEFKSFGLGDNVAQLSVFEMCNAASRRLLIGNIHVLYNPRRGHVKLGQIRSLFSRAQNLSEKWGNAPAVLAGDFNSTPQSAIYKFLSSSELNVMLYDRRELSGQRSCHPAQVLGLKQQFSSPLKSIDGLLKDCWTDEEIKVATGKTTCNIAVHPLKLNSSYATVRGSLGTRGSNGEPLATSYHSKFLGTVDYLWHSDCLVPTKVLDTISIDVLQRTGGLPCKDLALVSEFAFTTPTNVGINAAT
- the LOC107418872 gene encoding carbon catabolite repressor protein 4 homolog 3 isoform X1, which gives rise to MRCEACSSSSLCARYGPVSTTAPSRSSLKSRPSFFYFFNCKPSISCSTNRPTDSSSSSSSLSTSSYSRRWYNPLRRRQLDEAPDIERHWVEADQPPLASLERFTVASYNILADRNASWHKDLYSNVPYSYMNWDRRKRLICKELIGWNPDIICLQEVDKYFDLSDMLATAGYLGSYKRRTGGSVDGCAMFWKADKFRLLEGESIEFKSFGLGDNVAQLSVFEMCNAASRRLLIGNIHVLYNPRRGHVKLGQIRSLFSRAQNLSEKWGNAPAVLAGDFNSTPQSAIYKFLSSSELNVMLYDRRELSGQRSCHPAQVLGLKQQFSSPLKSIDGLLKDCWTDEEIKVATGKTTCNIAVHPLKLNSSYATVRGSLGTRGSNGEPLATSYHSKFLGTVDYLWHSDCLVPTKVLDTISIDVLQRTGGLPCKDIGSDHLALVSEFAFTTPTNVGINAAT
- the LOC107418872 gene encoding carbon catabolite repressor protein 4 homolog 3 isoform X3; translated protein: MRCEACSSSSLCARYGPVSTTAPSRSSLKSRPSFFYFFNCKPSISCSTNRPTDSSSSSSSLSTSSYSRRWYNPLRRRQLDEAPDIERHWVEADQPPLASLERFTVASYNILADRNASWHKDLYSNVPYSYMNWDRRKRLICKELIGWNPDIICLQEVDKYFDLSDMLATAGYLGSYKMCNAASRRLLIGNIHVLYNPRRGHVKLGQIRSLFSRAQNLSEKWGNAPAVLAGDFNSTPQSAIYKFLSSSELNVMLYDRRELSGQRSCHPAQVLGLKQQFSSPLKSIDGLLKDCWTDEEIKVATGKTTCNIAVHPLKLNSSYATVRGSLGTRGSNGEPLATSYHSKFLGTVDYLWHSDCLVPTKVLDTISIDVLQRTGGLPCKDIGSDHLALVSEFAFTTPTNVGINAAT
- the LOC107418871 gene encoding DNA polymerase II subunit B4 — translated: MEKVVSEAEELPKAIVRRVVKDKLSQCSSDADINVHKDALLAFSESARIFIHYLSATANDICKESKRQTINGDDVLKALEEIEFPELLKPLKASLAEFRKMNAGKKAAASKGKEVKGKEVKGKEVKGKEVKKKRKLEEESSHETEASDSKQDEKDENEEEAEDEDNGDDEEGSGDE